The genomic interval GCCGGGACAGAGGAACAGAAGCAGTACTTCATCCCCAGACTGATCAACCGCGAAGTCTCGTTCTGCCTCGGATTCTCTGAGCCTCATGCGGGTGCGGATCTCGCCAACCTGCGCTGCCGGGCCGTACCGACCGCGGATGGCTACGTCATCAACGGCCAAAAGATTTACACCACAGCAGCGCACTGGGCGACCCACATCTACCTGATGGCGCGAACTGACCCATCCGCACCGAAGCACGACGGCATCTCCATCTTCCTCATCCCCATGGATACGCCCGGTATTACGGTGCGCCCGCTATGGACCATACAGAATTCACCGGGCGCACCGCACGGCACAACCTACGGCGAAGCCCGCACCAACGAAACCTTTTTCGACGATCTGCACGTGCCGAAGACAGCGTTGCTCGGCGAAGAGAACAAGGGCTGGGGTATCGGCGCCGCAGCGCTGAACCTCGACCGGGTGGGCGCATGGCGGTACCTGATGTCGATCCGGCGCGACGAGGACATCGTCAACTGGCTCAAGGAGAACCGGCACGGACCCGAAGCACTTGCCAACAACGCAGCGATTCGCGACAAGGTGGCCGAGTTGTGGACCGAGGCGCAGGTCTGCCGGCTCATGACAATGCGCAGCATGTCGATCGTGCAGCGCGGCGGCAAGTTTACCTACGAAGGTTCAGCCGAGAAGGTGTGGGCGCCCGAGCATGGCGTCAAGACGACGGAAGCCATCACCCAGATGCTTGGGCCCTATGCCCAGCTGCTCAGTACTTCCCCGCATGCGATTGAGGAAGGGGTCTTCGCACATAACGTGATGGGCGCTTTCCAGTCGGGAGTGAATCACGGCAGCGTGCAGATCATGCGTGACCAGATCGCCCGGCGTGGCCTGAACCTGCCTTCGTCACGAAAATCTCGCAAACCTCAGTGAAGAACCATTGGCTCGCCGGCTATTGGCATGCACGGCGTGAGCAATCAACGGAGATCGATGTGCAAGTCCTACTAGATGATGAACAAGAGATGATCCGCGACGCGGCCCGCGCTTTCCTCCGAGGAGAATGCTCGACCAAGCTCGTGAGAGAAATGGAGCGCGATCCCAAGGGCTATCCGCCGGCGCTCTGGCACAAGGCCGCCGAGCTCGGCTGGCAGGGCTTGTGCCTGCCCGAAACCTATGGCGGCTCGGCCATGCCTTTGGTCTATCTCGGGCTCGTGCTTCAGGAAATCGGCCGTGCCGTGGCGCCGTTGCCGCTGCTGAGCACGGTAGTCGCGGCACTGACCATCGCGCGCGACGGATCAGACTCGCAGCGCGACGCGATACTGCCCGCCGTAGCTCGCGGCGAGAAGCTTTTGACGTGGGCTGTCGTGGAAAACGGAGCGTACTGCTCCCCCACTGCCGTGCATACCACGGCGCGTCGCGAGGGCGATGACTTCGTGATCAACGGCAGCAAGCTCTTTGTGGACAACTTCGTAAGCGCCGATGCATGTCTCGTTGCGTGCCGCACTTCCGGCGACGCATCGCGCGGCGCAGAAGGTCTTTCCCTCTTTCTGGTCGACACTGTCAGCGCAGGCATTACGCACCGTGCGCTCGTCACTACCGCGAAGGACCAGCAGAGCGAAGTCGTATTCAAGGACGTGCGCGTTCCGGTCGGCCAATGCATTGGAGCGCTAGACCAGGGCTGGCCAGTCGTCGAAGCGATGCTCGATGTCGCAACGGCGCTGCTGTGCGCCCAGATGCTCGGCGCGGCCCGCAAGGACGCCGAAATGGCCATCGAATACGCAAAGATGCGCGAGGCCTTCGGCCAGCCGATCGGCGCGTTTCAGTCTGTGCAACACATGTGCGCGGACATGATCATCTGGATCGACGGGGGCGAACTGTTAACGTACGAAGCCCTGTGGAAGATGGATCAGGGCCTGCCACATACCGTCGAGGTATCGCAAGCGAAGGCCTTCTGCAATGAGAAATGCGAGGCCGTCGTCCGTAACGCCCAGGTGATTCACGGCGGCATCGGCTTCATGATGGAATTCGATCTGCACCTCTGGTTCCGACGCGTGTCGGCGTGGACCATGCGTCTTGGAACGACGCATGAGCATCGCGCCAGAATCGCCCACGCGCTGCTCGACCTCCCTGGCCACGTGGTGCTCGGACGGCCGGTACCCGTCCTTACGGACGAGCACCCGTGCGACGCGCTCCGGCAGCCTGCCGAGTTCGCGCACTGAGCAGTCACAGCAGAAACCATGCGATGACGGCTCTCCGGCGCCCCTATCGCAGCAACACTGCAGGAGACACATAACATGGCTGGTCCATTGGACG from Burkholderia sp. WP9 carries:
- a CDS encoding acyl-CoA dehydrogenase family protein, whose amino-acid sequence is MIRDAARAFLRGECSTKLVREMERDPKGYPPALWHKAAELGWQGLCLPETYGGSAMPLVYLGLVLQEIGRAVAPLPLLSTVVAALTIARDGSDSQRDAILPAVARGEKLLTWAVVENGAYCSPTAVHTTARREGDDFVINGSKLFVDNFVSADACLVACRTSGDASRGAEGLSLFLVDTVSAGITHRALVTTAKDQQSEVVFKDVRVPVGQCIGALDQGWPVVEAMLDVATALLCAQMLGAARKDAEMAIEYAKMREAFGQPIGAFQSVQHMCADMIIWIDGGELLTYEALWKMDQGLPHTVEVSQAKAFCNEKCEAVVRNAQVIHGGIGFMMEFDLHLWFRRVSAWTMRLGTTHEHRARIAHALLDLPGHVVLGRPVPVLTDEHPCDALRQPAEFAH
- a CDS encoding acyl-CoA dehydrogenase family protein codes for the protein MDFAYTPEQEALRRDVRAFIEHNVTPAVLADDNIKVAAEDGEMRPTGRTGPLMKELYRRIGERGWLGIAYPKEYGGQGGDQLSQFIVEEEFMRAGVSIDLGGSGAPAILAAGTEEQKQYFIPRLINREVSFCLGFSEPHAGADLANLRCRAVPTADGYVINGQKIYTTAAHWATHIYLMARTDPSAPKHDGISIFLIPMDTPGITVRPLWTIQNSPGAPHGTTYGEARTNETFFDDLHVPKTALLGEENKGWGIGAAALNLDRVGAWRYLMSIRRDEDIVNWLKENRHGPEALANNAAIRDKVAELWTEAQVCRLMTMRSMSIVQRGGKFTYEGSAEKVWAPEHGVKTTEAITQMLGPYAQLLSTSPHAIEEGVFAHNVMGAFQSGVNHGSVQIMRDQIARRGLNLPSSRKSRKPQ